In Acidobacteriota bacterium, a genomic segment contains:
- a CDS encoding dihydroorotase, with product MKILIRQGLVVDPTQDINRQCDLLLEEGRVAAIDSKIELSPDQKAEVVEARGWVVTPGLIDMHVHLREPGREDKETVESGARAAAAGGFTSVMCMPNTDPVIDNESVVRHVIEQGRRAGSANVHPAGAITKGQAGQELAEIGEMARAGIVAISDDGYPVMNSQVMRRAMEYARLFGLPVLDHCEDKHLSAGGCMNESSASTRLGLNGMAGVAEEIHIARDIMLSRLTGCHAHICHISTAEALQHVRRGKEDGIAVTTEVCPHHFTLADADIENYDTNYKMSPPLRTPRDVEAMLEGLRDGSIDCIATDHAPHTSLEKDTTFEEAAFGIIGLETSLPLCVEHLLRKEVVSLPRLVQLMSVNPARILGLERGTLKKGSVADVTVFDAERQVTVDSNAFKSKSRNTPYQGWVLHGLPVLTIVSGRIVHDAR from the coding sequence ATGAAGATACTGATTCGCCAAGGACTGGTCGTCGATCCCACCCAAGACATCAACCGCCAGTGCGACCTGCTGCTGGAGGAGGGGCGGGTGGCGGCCATCGATTCCAAGATCGAGCTTTCGCCCGATCAAAAAGCCGAGGTCGTCGAAGCCCGGGGATGGGTGGTGACTCCCGGACTCATCGATATGCACGTCCACCTGCGCGAGCCGGGCCGGGAAGACAAGGAAACCGTCGAGAGCGGCGCCCGGGCGGCGGCGGCGGGCGGATTCACCTCGGTCATGTGCATGCCCAACACCGATCCCGTCATCGACAACGAGAGCGTGGTGCGCCACGTCATCGAGCAGGGGCGCAGGGCCGGCAGCGCCAACGTCCACCCGGCGGGGGCCATCACCAAGGGGCAGGCGGGGCAGGAACTGGCCGAGATCGGCGAAATGGCCCGGGCCGGCATCGTGGCCATCAGCGACGACGGTTATCCCGTCATGAACTCGCAGGTCATGCGCCGGGCCATGGAGTATGCCCGCCTCTTCGGCCTGCCCGTCCTCGACCACTGCGAAGACAAGCACCTCTCGGCCGGCGGATGCATGAACGAAAGCTCCGCCTCCACCCGCCTGGGACTCAACGGCATGGCCGGAGTGGCTGAGGAGATCCACATCGCCCGCGACATCATGCTCTCCAGGCTGACGGGCTGCCATGCCCACATCTGCCATATTTCCACCGCCGAGGCCCTGCAGCACGTCCGCCGGGGAAAGGAGGACGGCATAGCGGTGACGACCGAGGTGTGTCCCCACCACTTCACCCTGGCCGACGCCGACATCGAGAACTACGACACCAACTACAAGATGTCGCCTCCCCTGCGCACTCCCCGCGACGTCGAGGCCATGCTGGAAGGGCTGCGCGACGGTTCCATCGACTGCATCGCCACCGACCACGCTCCTCATACTTCGCTGGAAAAGGACACCACCTTCGAGGAGGCCGCCTTCGGCATTATCGGGCTGGAGACCTCCTTGCCCCTGTGCGTCGAGCACCTGCTGCGCAAAGAAGTGGTCTCGCTGCCCAGGCTGGTGCAATTGATGAGCGTCAACCCCGCCCGCATCCTGGGCCTCGAGCGGGGCACCCTGAAGAAAGGCTCGGTGGCCGACGTCACCGTCTTCGACGCCGAACGCCAGGTCACGGTCGACTCCAACGCCTTCAAGTCCAAGTCGCGCAACACCCCCTACCAGGGCTGGGTCCTCCACGGCCTCCCCGTCCTCACCATCGTCTCCGGCCGCATCGTCCACGACGCCCGCTGA
- a CDS encoding aspartate carbamoyltransferase catalytic subunit — translation MKLSRKHVLGIAELSLQDIELILKTARSFREITERPLKKVPTLRGRSVIGLFYEPSTRTRSSFELAAKRLSADAVNISASTSSVSKGETLIDTGLTLQAMRPDVVIVRHPVAGSVHLLARRCRDIRFVNAGDGMHEHPTQALLDAMTIIDNKDKLEGLRVVIVGDIRHSRVARSNALLLSKCGAQVAVCGPPTLIPLDFHQYQVDVEHDMGKALQGADVVMMLRTQRERQHEVFYPSTKEYFNLYGLNSKKMEAAKPDAIVMHPGPINRGIEIDPAMADGPHSVILEQVTNGLAVRMAVLYLLAGSGEGLGI, via the coding sequence ATGAAACTGAGCCGCAAGCACGTCCTCGGCATCGCGGAGCTGTCCCTGCAAGACATCGAACTGATCCTCAAGACGGCCCGCAGCTTTCGCGAGATCACCGAAAGGCCTCTCAAGAAAGTGCCTACGCTGCGCGGACGCTCGGTAATCGGCCTCTTCTACGAACCCTCGACCCGCACCCGCTCTTCCTTCGAACTGGCGGCCAAGCGGCTGAGCGCCGACGCCGTCAACATCAGCGCCTCCACCAGCAGCGTCAGCAAAGGCGAAACCCTCATCGACACCGGACTGACCCTGCAGGCCATGCGTCCCGACGTGGTCATCGTGCGTCACCCGGTGGCGGGCTCGGTCCATCTGCTGGCGCGCCGCTGCCGGGACATCCGCTTCGTCAACGCCGGGGACGGGATGCACGAGCATCCCACCCAAGCCCTGCTGGACGCCATGACCATCATCGACAACAAGGACAAGCTGGAAGGGCTGCGGGTGGTCATCGTGGGCGATATCCGCCACAGCCGGGTGGCCCGCTCCAACGCGCTGCTGCTTTCCAAATGCGGGGCCCAGGTGGCGGTTTGCGGCCCGCCCACCTTGATCCCGCTCGATTTCCACCAGTATCAGGTGGATGTCGAGCACGACATGGGCAAGGCCCTGCAAGGGGCCGACGTGGTGATGATGCTGCGCACCCAGAGGGAACGCCAGCACGAAGTCTTCTATCCCTCCACCAAGGAATACTTCAACCTCTACGGGCTCAACTCCAAGAAGATGGAAGCCGCCAAGCCTGACGCCATCGTCATGCATCCGGGGCCCATCAATCGCGGAATCGAAATCGATCCGGCCATGGCCGACGGTCCCCACTCGGTCATCCTGGAACAGGTCACCAACGGACTGGCGGTGCGCATGGCCGTCCTCTACCTGCTGGCAGGCTCGGGCGAAGGACTGGGGATCTGA